From Paenibacillus sp. PK3_47, the proteins below share one genomic window:
- a CDS encoding AraC family transcriptional regulator yields MHLLNFSMPPVPHYTISGINYCGPGYRHLNRQHFKWFDLLVVREGCLYINEEDRSFEVRAGEALILRPDCHHYGTEDCREDTSYYWLHFQTVGGWHESSAPAAASEDITPDEDETAETSSPICSHQGTFIQSIPQYTTLLQPARMEELLAQLEQLKATAHLNSVRFKQQMLFQEILQQLSASMNPERSASQSKACAGQAASFLRSHYREEITTAMLGDSLNFHPVYIARCMNREYGCSPMEYLLRYRIEQSKLLLMQTSFPISRIAEEVGFNQAPYFSSSFMKLEGISPRQYRQRFS; encoded by the coding sequence ATGCATCTGCTTAATTTCTCCATGCCGCCTGTGCCTCATTACACTATCAGCGGAATCAATTACTGCGGCCCGGGCTACCGGCATTTGAACCGCCAGCATTTTAAATGGTTTGATCTGCTGGTTGTCCGTGAAGGCTGCCTGTACATCAATGAAGAAGACCGCAGCTTTGAGGTCAGGGCAGGCGAAGCACTAATTCTGCGTCCGGACTGTCATCATTATGGCACAGAGGACTGCCGGGAAGACACCTCCTACTACTGGCTTCATTTCCAGACTGTTGGGGGCTGGCACGAATCCTCCGCTCCAGCAGCCGCATCTGAAGACATCACTCCTGACGAAGATGAGACCGCCGAGACGTCTTCACCGATATGCTCGCATCAGGGAACATTCATTCAGTCCATTCCCCAGTACACCACGCTGCTGCAGCCGGCACGTATGGAAGAGCTGCTGGCACAGCTGGAACAGTTAAAAGCTACTGCTCATCTGAACAGTGTCCGCTTTAAGCAGCAGATGCTGTTCCAGGAAATTCTCCAGCAGCTGTCTGCCTCGATGAACCCGGAACGATCTGCTTCCCAATCCAAGGCATGTGCCGGACAGGCCGCTTCCTTCCTGCGGTCCCATTACCGTGAGGAGATTACTACTGCCATGCTGGGGGACAGCCTCAACTTTCATCCGGTCTACATTGCCCGCTGTATGAACAGGGAGTACGGCTGCTCGCCTATGGAGTATCTGCTGCGCTACCGCATAGAGCAGAGCAAGCTGCTGCTGATGCAGACCAGCTTCCCGATCTCGCGGATTGCTGAGGAGGTTGGCTTCAATCAGGCTCCTTATTTCAGCTCCAGCTTCATGAAGCTGGAGGGCATATCCCCGCGGCAGTACCGGCAGCGTTTTTCGTAA
- a CDS encoding MerR family transcriptional regulator, translating into MGYSIKTISQKTGLSQYTLRYYEREGVLPVVSRDAHGNRCFHDEDLELLSLIRCLKDTGMPIAEIKQFVALSKEGLDTLPEQRKLLQEHKVQIDEKIKFFQSFAEKVEHKIAYFASLEREADTKAT; encoded by the coding sequence GTGGGATACAGCATAAAAACCATATCACAAAAAACCGGGCTAAGCCAATATACGCTGCGTTACTACGAACGGGAGGGTGTACTTCCGGTAGTATCGAGAGATGCACACGGCAACCGCTGCTTTCATGACGAGGATCTGGAGCTGCTCTCGCTGATCCGCTGCCTGAAGGATACGGGAATGCCGATTGCCGAGATCAAGCAGTTCGTTGCGCTGTCCAAGGAAGGTCTGGACACACTGCCCGAGCAGCGGAAGCTGCTCCAGGAGCATAAGGTTCAGATTGATGAAAAAATCAAGTTCTTCCAGAGCTTTGCGGAGAAGGTGGAGCATAAGATTGCTTATTTTGCTTCGCTGGAGAGAGAAGCGGACACAAAAGCTACCTAA
- a CDS encoding MATE family efflux transporter has protein sequence MKPGKGKFGLWMLAWPIFIEIFLQTLLGTVDTIMVSRISDDAVAVVGISNQLFNALITLFTTFAGGAGILIAQRLGSGRHEDARTIAIMGVSVSTLLGIAVSIMMFFYSDPIALALNVSGDLLPLSHIYLTYVGGGLFLVGMSSSLSSAIRNTGNTRGPMYTGVAVNVIHILLNYILIFGMFGLPEMGLGGIALSTVISRLLGVIVLLYMFCGAFERKIRLPDFKAFNQKLFGEILRISWPLGLNSSAWVLSQLAMYSFMAMLGAKELAARTYLNTLESFCFALGFALAMAGQIQIAHLFGARQLGNVYRGAYRTLYIGLAIVGVNVLILFLFGRILLGFLTTDQEILSIGISLLALNLLLQPCKMLNMAMGNSLNAIGDTRFTMTISILSMSLVGVGGSYLLGIEAGWGLTGIYCSMIADEALRGVLVLLRWRGRKVLYAAEAKAASNTAAEVYSS, from the coding sequence GTGAAACCTGGAAAAGGTAAATTCGGTTTATGGATGCTGGCCTGGCCGATTTTTATCGAGATTTTTCTGCAGACGCTGCTTGGTACGGTGGATACCATCATGGTCAGCCGGATTTCGGATGATGCTGTTGCAGTTGTAGGGATCTCCAACCAGCTGTTCAACGCGCTCATCACACTGTTTACTACCTTTGCGGGCGGAGCCGGTATTTTGATTGCGCAGCGTCTTGGATCCGGACGCCATGAAGATGCCCGCACAATAGCAATCATGGGGGTTTCAGTTAGCACCTTACTCGGTATTGCTGTCAGCATTATGATGTTTTTCTATTCTGATCCGATCGCACTCGCGCTGAATGTATCCGGAGATCTGCTTCCTCTTTCGCATATTTACTTGACCTATGTCGGGGGCGGGCTGTTTCTGGTAGGCATGTCTTCTTCGCTCAGCTCAGCGATCCGAAATACCGGTAATACCCGGGGGCCTATGTACACAGGTGTAGCTGTGAATGTAATTCATATCCTGCTGAATTATATTCTGATCTTCGGCATGTTCGGACTCCCGGAAATGGGACTCGGCGGTATTGCTCTATCTACTGTAATCAGCAGACTGCTTGGTGTAATAGTATTGTTGTATATGTTCTGCGGAGCGTTTGAGCGTAAAATCAGACTGCCTGACTTTAAAGCCTTTAACCAAAAGCTGTTTGGTGAAATTCTGCGGATCAGCTGGCCGCTGGGTTTGAACTCCTCGGCTTGGGTGCTGTCACAGCTGGCGATGTATTCGTTCATGGCTATGCTGGGAGCCAAGGAGCTCGCAGCAAGGACGTATTTAAATACGCTGGAATCATTCTGTTTCGCTCTGGGTTTTGCCCTTGCCATGGCAGGGCAGATTCAGATTGCCCATCTCTTCGGTGCCCGGCAGCTGGGTAATGTGTACCGGGGCGCCTACCGCACTCTTTATATCGGGCTGGCGATTGTCGGTGTCAATGTGCTGATCCTGTTCCTGTTTGGCAGAATCCTGCTTGGATTCTTAACCACAGATCAGGAGATTCTGTCGATAGGCATATCACTGCTTGCACTAAATCTGCTTCTGCAACCCTGTAAAATGCTCAACATGGCCATGGGCAACTCCCTCAATGCCATAGGCGATACCCGCTTTACGATGACCATCTCCATCCTCTCCATGTCGCTGGTAGGCGTAGGCGGCTCTTATCTGCTGGGGATTGAAGCGGGATGGGGGCTGACCGGTATTTACTGCAGCATGATTGCGGATGAGGCGTTAAGAGGCGTGCTCGTTCTGCTTCGCTGGCGCGGGCGGAAG
- a CDS encoding aldo/keto reductase translates to MVKRINVANGALEVAEISLGCMRIADLSSKEADVHIHSAVEAGIDFFDHADIYAAGKAEEVFGDVLAASPGLRDQVMIQTKCGIRNGFFDFSKEHIVQSVENSLKRLKTDYVDVLLLHRPDTLMEPEEVAEAFEYLEQKGMVKHFGVSNLNPLQIELLKKNVKQPLLFNQLQLSIMVTGMIDAGFNVNMTNSASVVHDGGILEYSRLHDMTIQPWSPFQYGFFEGVFLGNDKFPELNQVINRMAEEKSVADTAIAIAWLLRHPAHMQPIVGTTNTQRLLDIAKASDITLTRQEWYEIYRAAGNKLP, encoded by the coding sequence ATGGTTAAAAGAATTAATGTCGCCAACGGCGCACTTGAGGTTGCTGAAATATCGCTGGGATGTATGCGGATTGCCGATTTGTCCTCCAAAGAGGCCGATGTGCACATCCATAGTGCAGTAGAGGCGGGAATAGATTTTTTCGATCATGCTGATATCTATGCTGCAGGCAAAGCTGAGGAAGTGTTCGGCGATGTTCTGGCTGCTAGTCCCGGGCTCCGTGACCAAGTGATGATCCAGACCAAATGCGGCATCCGCAACGGCTTTTTCGACTTCTCCAAGGAGCATATTGTACAGTCTGTAGAGAACAGCCTGAAGCGTCTGAAGACAGATTATGTAGATGTGCTGCTGCTGCACCGTCCCGATACTCTGATGGAGCCTGAGGAAGTTGCTGAAGCCTTTGAATATCTGGAGCAAAAAGGGATGGTCAAGCACTTCGGTGTCAGCAACCTGAATCCCCTGCAAATCGAACTGCTGAAGAAAAATGTAAAACAGCCCCTTCTTTTCAACCAGCTGCAGCTCAGCATTATGGTTACCGGCATGATTGATGCGGGCTTCAATGTGAATATGACGAACTCTGCTTCAGTTGTCCATGATGGAGGTATCCTGGAATACAGCCGTCTGCATGATATGACGATTCAGCCTTGGTCTCCATTCCAATACGGCTTTTTTGAAGGGGTCTTCCTGGGCAACGATAAATTTCCTGAATTGAACCAAGTAATCAACCGTATGGCTGAGGAAAAAAGTGTCGCTGATACCGCGATTGCCATCGCTTGGCTGCTCAGACATCCTGCACATATGCAGCCTATTGTGGGAACCACCAACACTCAGCGCCTGCTCGACATTGCCAAAGCTTCTGACATTACATTGACCCGTCAGGAATGGTATGAAATTTACCGTGCAGCGGGCAATAAGCTTCCTTAA